A stretch of the Alnus glutinosa chromosome 6, dhAlnGlut1.1, whole genome shotgun sequence genome encodes the following:
- the LOC133871184 gene encoding uncharacterized protein LOC133871184, with amino-acid sequence MLNLISSSPYIVDTGAQNQPTENTAQLLRNPLPTTFLLDRPQKIRLYTPIADLVPCEARPTRTCAKRKGKEKVGEASRRPRPSSDTRPIETEGQQPALNVEHQPARAVEAGTSRLCRFISSMREGLLGCPEVVAAVEAVAPFLEEHMPGVGMTTPEIVPWIILYAETEVRSTPSPEMQARIRHLETEISRLKDSEAEVEHLKSGLEARVTRDEQLEASQKQLQKQVEELQAKPSEFEDKFVRLLGELTKAKVLLPAELGAARPRGVEQQKEAAMRYKKIRKKCHHFKSKAKSLRKQLALVPWFGKYQLGPRRQLGV; translated from the exons ATGCTTAATCTCATTTCTAGCTCTCCATACATTGTAGACACTGGAGCTCAAAACCAGCCTACAGAGAACACTGCTCAGCTTCTTCGAAATCCACTTCCTACTACCTTCCTCTTGGACAG GCCTCAAAAAATAAGACTCTATACTCCAATTGCGGATTTGGTACCCTGCGAGGCTCGCCCGACGAGAACGTGCGCTAAACGCAAGGGTAAAGAGAAAGTGGGTGAAGCTTCGAGGAGGCCCAGACCTTCCTCCGATACGCGACCGATCGAAACCGAGGGGCAGCAACCGGCCTTGAACGTGGAGCATCAGCCAGCCCGGGCTGTCGAAGCGGGGACTTCTCGGCTATGCCGCTTCATCAGTTCTATGCGGGAAGGGTTACTGGGATGCCCCGAAGTTGTCGCTGCCGTTGAGGCTGTCGCCCCTTTCCTGGAAGAGCATATGCCTGGTGTTGGGATGACGACTCCCGAGATAGTTCCGTGGATCATTCTTTACGCCGAAACGGAGGTAAGGTCCACTCCCTCGCCCGAGATGCAGGCCCGAATAAGGCACCTTGAGACTGAAATCTCTCGGCTCAAAGATTCGGAGGCTGAGGTAGAGCATCTGAAGAGTGGCCTTGAGGCTCGGGTGACTCGAGATGAACAGCTCGAGGCTAGTCAAAAGCAGCTCCAGAAGCAGGTAGAAGAGCTACAAGCCAAGCCTTCCGAATTCGAGGATAAATTTGTTAGGCTGCTGGGTGAGCTGACCAAGGCCAAGGTGCTTCTTCCGGCGGAACTTGGTGCAGCTCGACCGCGGGGGGTAGAGCAGCAGAAGGAGGCTGCGATGCGGTACAAGAAGATTCGGAAGAAGTGCCACCACTTCAAGTCCAAGGCGAAGAGTTTACGGAAGCAGCTCGCCTTGGTGCCGTGGTTCGGGAAATATCAGTTGGGGCCGAGGCGCCAATTGGGGGTTTGA
- the LOC133870127 gene encoding uncharacterized protein LOC133870127 codes for MARFNREKATVEDPTEDMIFAAIYQGISPEEPLMKKLIRKQPSTLQGLMDKVEEFINQEETLKSMASSRLPRETAPEKKRKELKKADWEEQRQVKKFKDYNFTPLNAEISEVLMEIKRDPAFREPQKIPEEFIKNGKLVRFLGERRNHPGNNRPRNHQDYQPRDQQPRDYYPRDRPQLDERPQENAPRDDIERREDRRSRSPQHREPRQQQYLPVIP; via the exons atggctcggttcaaccgagagaaggctacggtcgaagatccgaccgaggatatgatttttgctgccatttatcagggaatttcacccgaggagcctttgatgaagaagttgatccggaagcaaccgagtaccttgcagggcctcatggataaggtagaagaattcatcaatcaggaagagacgctgaagtctatggccagttctagactaccccgagagacagccccagaaaagaaaaggaaagaactcaagaaagctgattgggaagagcagaggcaggtaaagaagttcaaagattacaactttacacctctcaatgccgagatatcagaagtcctcatggagatcaagagagatccggcgtttcgggaaccacaaaagataccag aagaattcataaagaatggcaagctagttcggttcttgggagagcgacggaaccatccaggaaataacaggcctcggaatcatcaggactatcagccccgagatcaacagccacgggattattatccccgagaccgtcctcagctagacgaaaggcctcaagagaatgctccccgagatgacatagaaagaagagaggaccgaagaagcagaagcccacagcatagagagccgaggcaacagcagtatctgcccgtgatcccataa